From Pelagibacterium flavum:
AGGACCAGACACAGGCGAGTTATCTCGATCGATTGAACCGGGTCGATGATTATGTGTTTGCCCATCTCGAGGACGAGATTTCATTTGATCGGCTGGCCGAGATCGCGTGCCTTTCGCCTTACCACTGGAGCCGGATCTATTCGGCGATGCGGGGGGAGACAATCGTTGCGACGGTGCGGCGACTCAGGCTGCAACGCGCCGCCGACCGGCTGGCCAATTCGGGCGCCGATATCGGCGAGATCGCCAGCCGCGCAGGTTATGGTTCGACCGAAACGTTCGGGCGGGCGTTCAAGGATGCGTTCGGGATGAGCCCGGCGGCCTATCGGCAAGCGGGATCGCATGCGGCGTTCGCGCGGGCCAATGAAGCGGCGAACGCCGAGGGATTTGCCGTGGAGCTGGTTGCGCTCGCCGAGCGACGCTGCGCCGGGATCGACCACAACGGCAGCTACATGGAAATCGACCACGCCATGGGGCGGCTGTTTTCCGAACTTGCCGGCAGCCAGGCGCTTCCCGCAAGCCCGCAGATGATCGGGGTGTTTTTCGACGATCCCGATCTGGGCCCGGAAAGCGAGCTGCGCTCGCGCGCCTGCCTGCCGATTGGTGAGATGGTGGCTATCGACGCGCCGATGGTGGAAACCACGTTGCGCGGCGGGCTTTACGCGCGGCTCAATTATACCGGCCCCTATGCCGACATGCGCGGGGCGTATCGCTGGCTGTTGGGCACCTGGTTGCCCAAATCGGGATATGAGCCCGATGACGCGCCGATCTTTGAAGCCTATCTCAACGATCCGCGCGCGGTGCCGCAAAACCAGTTGCGGACCGATATCCATCTGCCGCTTAAGGATATGGGGTGAGCGCGCCGCCCGTGCCGCCCGATGTGGCGCAGGCGCTGTCGCGGCATCCTGCGCGGGTTCAGGAACAATTGCGCGACATCCGCCAGATGATTTTTGCGACCGCATCGGCAATTGAGGGCGTTGGGCCGCTGACCGAAACGCTGAAATGGGGTGAGCCGGCCTATCTGACCGAAAAGACCCGCTCGGGCACCACGATCCGGCTGGGTGTATCGAAACTGGCGCCCGACAGGGGCGCGGTGTTTTTCAATTGCCGGACAAACCTTGTTGGAAATTTCAGGGCGAATTTCGCTGATAGCTTCAGCTTTGAAGGCAATCGGGCGCTTATTGTTCCGGCTTCGGGCCGACTGGAGGAGACGCCGCTTGCGTTGTGCCTGCGGGCGGCGCTGACATATCATCGGCGCGGCAACGCTTAAAACGAAGGGATCGATTGTGGAGATCATCAGGGCAGGCGCGACAGCGTCGGGGAAAGGGCCGGCGGACTGGTTCACCGGCACGGTGCGGATCGACCCGCTGTTCAACCGGTTCGATCCCGAGCGGGTTCAGGGGGCGGCGGTGACGTTCGAGCCCGGCGCGCGGACGGCATGGCATACCCATCCGCTCGGT
This genomic window contains:
- a CDS encoding DUF1801 domain-containing protein codes for the protein MSAPPVPPDVAQALSRHPARVQEQLRDIRQMIFATASAIEGVGPLTETLKWGEPAYLTEKTRSGTTIRLGVSKLAPDRGAVFFNCRTNLVGNFRANFADSFSFEGNRALIVPASGRLEETPLALCLRAALTYHRRGNA
- a CDS encoding AraC family transcriptional regulator encodes the protein MAKDQTQASYLDRLNRVDDYVFAHLEDEISFDRLAEIACLSPYHWSRIYSAMRGETIVATVRRLRLQRAADRLANSGADIGEIASRAGYGSTETFGRAFKDAFGMSPAAYRQAGSHAAFARANEAANAEGFAVELVALAERRCAGIDHNGSYMEIDHAMGRLFSELAGSQALPASPQMIGVFFDDPDLGPESELRSRACLPIGEMVAIDAPMVETTLRGGLYARLNYTGPYADMRGAYRWLLGTWLPKSGYEPDDAPIFEAYLNDPRAVPQNQLRTDIHLPLKDMG